GATGTCCGCGCGGCGTCCCGGCGCGATGCTGCCGATGCGGTCGCCGAGGCCCAGGGCGCGGGCACTCTGCAGCGTCGCGTGATGCAGGGCCTGCCTGGAGGTCAGCCAGCGGGGATCGCCCTCGGCCGACTTCGTTGAACCACTCCGCCACGGGAAGGTCCTCGGCGATGCCGCGCAGCGCGACCATCGGGGAGTGCGTGTGACAGTTGATCAGGCCGGGCACGCCACCTGGCCGCGCGCGTCGATGTGCTCGGCGGCGGCCCGGCCCCCGACGTCCGCGGCCGGCGTCACCGACTCCACGACCCCGTCCGTACGACGATCGCCGCGTCCTCCACGAAACCGACCCGCTCATGATCGTCGTGCACGAGGACGATGCATCCGGTGATGATGAGGTCAGCGGGAGCAGTCGGCCGATCGGCCGGAGTCGACGTCATCCCGTCACCGTACGACGCGGTCGTCCCCCTGGGCGACGTGGACCGCGCATCCCGTCACCGCCCTGTCCCCGCGCCGGATCCGCGCGCACGCTTGCCTCACCACAGCCCGCCATCCGGCTTCTGGAAGGAGCCCGGCATGCTCCTCGGCACCTGGAACCTGGAGAACCTGTACCGGCCCGGCGGCCCGTTCGGCCCCAAGGACAAGGCCGCGTACGAGACCAAGCTCGCCGCTCTGGCCGCCGTGATCACGGAACTCGACCCGACGCTGCTCGGCGTCCAGGAGGTCGGGGACCCGGAGGCGCTCGCGGACCTCGCCGACATGCTGGACGGCGAGTGGCACATCGCGCTCTCCCAGCACCCGGACGACCGCGGAATCCGGGTCGGCTTCCTCAGCCGTACGCAGCCGCGGGTGCTCACCGACACGAACGCGTTCCCGCAGCGGCTGCGGCCCGTGCAGGGCGACGACGACGGCACGCCCGTGGGGCACGCGGGCCGCGGCTTCCTGGCGGTGGAGATCGCCACGGAGGCGCTGACGCTGAAGGTCGCGGTCGCCCATCTGAAGTCGAAGCTGCTGTCGTACCCGGGCGGCCGGTTCCAGCCGCGCGACGAGGGCGAACGGGCCCGCTACGGCGCCTACGCCCTGTACCGGCGGGCCGCCGAGGCGACGGCGCTGCGCGCGATGGCCGACCAACTGCTGGCGGGTGAGGGCAAGACACGCGACGTGGCGGTGCTCGGTGACATGAACGACGAGGTGCAGGCGGCGACCACCCAGATCCTGCTGGGCCCACCCGGCTCCGAGATCGGCACGCGGGGCTACGAGCACCCGGACCGGGGCGACGCGGTGCGCCTGTGGGACGTGGCTCCGCTCATCCCCGCCGACCAGCGGTACTCGCGCGTCACCGCGGGGCGGCACGAGTTGATCGACCACATACTGGTGAGCCATCAACTGGTCCGCCGCCTCACGGCGGCGGGCACTGGCCTCCCGGGCGACAACGCCCTCCGGCTGCCGTCCGTCGGCGCCGACCCGGCGGAACGGCGCGGGGAACCGGGATCGGACCACGCGCCGGTGTGGGTGCGGGTGGGGTCCTAGGCGCTGGTGAGCTCGTAGGCACGGTGAGCTCGTAGGCACGGTGAGGCCGTAGGCACGGTGAGGCCGTAGCCGCTGGGGGGCGTAGGCGCTGGGGGGCGTAGGCGCTGGGGGGCGTAGGCGCTGGGGGGCGTAGGCGCGGGTCGCGTCGTCAGACCGCCAGCGGCAGTCTGGGCGCTTCCTTCGCGGTGAGTCCCGCGCGCGCACGTCGCTCGGTGAGTTCGTCGAGGAGTTCGGCGAGCCGTCGGCGGTGGCCGGGCGTGAGCCGTCCGGTGTCGTCGAGGTGCACGGCGCACGCGGTCGTCGTGTCGACGAGCCGTTCGACGACGGCGGCCACCTCGTCGGTGCCCTCCGCGTGCCGGGCGAGGGCGGGGAGTTCGGCGGCGGCGAGGTCGATCGCGGCGCGCGCCTCGGCGAGCGCGCGGTAGGCCTCGCGGCGCAGCGCCCAGCGCCCGGCCCGGTCGTCCTCGTCGGTCAGTACGTGCGCGAGGTACGCGTGCGCCGCATCCACCGCCCTCACCAGCCGCGCCCGTACGGTGCCGCCGCGCTGACCCGGCATCGGAAGATGCCCGACGAGCAGCACGATCCCACAGGCCAGCAGCGTCTCTCCGATCCGGCTCCAGGAGGCCTGGGGCTCCCCACCGACCATCACCAGGGCGAGGACGAGGACGGTGACGACGGCGGTCTGCGCGGCGAAGTGACGCGTGGCGGCGGGGATGAGCGCCCCGCACAGGGCGACGATCGCGACGAGCCCGGCGGGCCGGGGCACCACGGCGGCGAGCCCGGCGAAGATCACGGCACCCAGTACCGTGCCGGCCGCCCGGCACAGCACACGCGAGACGAGCGGCCCGAGGTCGGGCTTGATCAGGAAGACGGCGGTGGCGGGCAGCCAGTACCAGTGCGTGTGCTGCCCGTACCAGTGGGCGTGGTGCAGGGCCTGTGCGACGGCCGCGGCGACCCCGAAGCCGAGGGCGACGCGAAGTCCGTACTCGCGGCCGCCGGAGCCGAAGGCGGTGCGCAGCACGGATGTGGCGGTACGGCGTCGGGCGTGCAGGCGGCGTGCGTCGCCGCCGCGGTCGAAGGCGTCGGCGGCGTGCAGGAGCGCGTCGTCGAGGGCGCGCAACGCGGGGGCGCTCCGGGCGGGCGCGGGCAGCGGCCCGGTATGCGTGCTGCCGCGTACGGCGGCGGCGAGCCGGCGCGGCCCCTCGGCGGCCCGGGCGGGCACGGCGTCCCCGGCCCAGGCGAGCGCGGTGGCGGCCTCGGCGAGGGGCAGTGCGGCGGCGTACTGCGCGTGCAGGTGCCGCTCGGCGGCGGAGGACGCGTACCGGCGCAGCCGGGGCCCGGCGAGCGCGTCCTGGGCGTGGTCCAGGGCGGCGGTGAGGGCGGCCCGGCGGGCCGTGGCCTGCGAGGTTCCGGTGGCGTCGAGAAGCTCGGCGACGGCCTCGTACACGGCCGCCACGGCGTCGCGTTCCCCGTCGAAGCGGTAGTCGCCGACGCTCGCGCCACGCGTCGGCAGCACGAGCCGCAGCGCGAGCAGCCAGCCTGCGCCGGCGAGGTAGAGGAGGGCGCGCTGCCACCCGGTTTCGGGCAGAGGCATTCCGGCCCCGATGGCGCAGGCGACGAGCAGTTGCGTACCGGCCCCGGAGGCCACGGGCCCGACGGCGCTGACGGCACCGGCGACGAGCCCGACGCCGGTGAGGAGGAGGGTGAGCGGCACGGCTCCGATGTGCTGCCCGGCGTACGTCCCGACGAGCAGCCCGCCGGCCCCCGCGAGGGCGGGCACCCCGAGCCGCTTGACGGAGGCGCGCCGACTGCCGGGCCGGTCGTTGATCCCGGCGAGCATGGCCGCGATGGCGGCGACGACACCGGCGGACGTGCGTCCGGCGAGGACGGCCGTAAGGAGCAAGGGCCCGGCGGCCAGGGCACCCCGGACGACGGCGCTCCAGGGCACGGGGCCGCGCTGGGCGCGCAGGGCGTGGGCGAGCCAGGGTGGCAGGGTGAACGCGGGACGCGACACGGGGCTCCTGTCCGGGCGAGGGCGGGGTGTGCCTTCGGGCGACGGTGGCCGGGGCTCGGATGCGCGGCTGTGGGCCGTGGTGTCCACGGTAGATCGCGTCTTGGGAGTGGATGGGACGTGCACGTTTCCAGGGTGTGAAAGGACGGGCGAATGCCGCGTTCTTTATGAACGCAATCGCGAGCGCTACAAACGAGATCGCGAGCGCTACGAACGAGATCGCGAGCGGTATGAACGAGATCGCGAGCGGTCCCGGAAACAGGAGCGGGCCCGAGGGCGTAGCCGGCCCCCGGGCCCTGAAGATGCCGCCCATATGGGCACGCCGACACGCTTGAGGACCCAGGTCAGTCGTAATGTCGCCGCGTCCTGCCTTTGGACCATCGCGCATCGAGCTGCGCGAGCTGGACTTGAACCAGCATTTCGACGTCCCGGGGCCTGGGCCCGGTCGATCCGGCGATCGGCGGCGAATGCTGAGTCTGGAGCGAGAGTCTGAGATTGATCGCGGTCTGCCTCTGCCGAATTGGGCTACCGCGGCAAGGGGTTGTGCCGCGGGGAGGATTCGAACCTCCACTGGAACCGCGCAGTCACGACAAGCTTCAGCTTCAGCTTGCGCTCCTCGCGCACCCCGGCCGTCGTGCGTTGTGGCCGGGGAGTTCTTGAGGCTACCCGAACAGGTAGCCGAACACGGCGTCCCCGACCCGCTGGTCGACGATGTCCACGCCGTTCGCCTCCTCACGGGCGAACTTGACGGCCTGCTGCAACTTCTCCACTCGGTCGAGGAGTTCGTTGACCCGTCGCGCGGGCAGGGCGCCGGAGAACTTCACGGTCGTCCAGTACCCGACGGGCACATCCTCGTAGTACACCTCGACCTGGGCCGGGTGCTTGTCGGTGGCCTCGGCCTTCACGTGGTTCCGGGGCACCTTCTTCGTACGCAGCGTCCGTACGGGCTCGGTCTTCCACGCGTCCGTGGACGGGTCCTGCACCCAGGACTCGGATGCGTCGAGAACCGGCAGCTTGCGGACGAAGGTGTTGAGGTCGACGAGCTGCTTCTCCAGAAAGAGCAGATACGCCACGGGAACGTCGGCGACGAGCACGCGCCCGTCCACCTTCACATCCGCCTTGGCGGTGCAGTTGGCCCAGTCCTTGGTGGCGGTCACGTCGAACAGCCGCGTGAGGGTCGCCGCGGTCTGCCGCAGCACGTCCTCGGCCTGCACCTGGACCCGCGTGGACTCGGGCGGCAGTTGCTCGCCCTCTTCGTCCTTCGGCTGGTACGTACGCGAGATCCCGGCCAGCAACGCGGGCTTCTGCAGCCCGTGGTGAGCGGCCGTCAGGTCCTGGTGGGACTTGGACTTGATGCCCTTCTCGATTGCGATGATCTGATTGAGTTTCGCCACGCCGGAGACCGTAGCAGCGGGCGGCCGGGGATTTCGAAGGATTATCGGTCGGTGGATCCCCGTGCACGGGAGAGGATGTCGCCCGCGACTGTGCGTCCGTCGGAATTCCACAGAGGTCACCCGAGGGGGATCCGGTGCGGCAGGCCCAGCAGGTGCTCGCCGACTTCGACGAGCGGTTGCTCGCGGTCGGCAGCTGTCGTCCTGGCTTGGTCGCGCACCACTACGGTTTGGTCGGCAGCCCTGCCGTCTCCGCCGCCGTGCGCAGCACGTCCCGCAGCATCTCGGGGGTGAGCCGTCCGGTGAAGGTGTTGCGCTGGCTGACGTGGAAGCAGCCGAAGAGTTCCACGCCCTCCAGCGACACCCGGGCACCGTGCCCGAACGCGGGCCGGGGACGGGGCACCGTCCAGCCCACCTCGGCGAGTGCGGTCAGCGCGGCCTGCCAGCCGAAGGCGCCGAGCGCGACCACGCAGCGCAGCGACGGCCGCAACAGCCGCAGTTCCTGCACGAGCCATGGCCGGCAGGTGTCCCGCTCCTCGGGCGTCGGCTTGTTGGCGGGCGGGGCGCAGTGCACCGGCGCGGTGACACGCACGCCGTACAGTTCGAGCCCGTCGTCGGCGGACACCGAGGTGGGCCTGGACGCCAGGCCCACGGCGTGCAGCGCCGCGTACAGCACGTCCCCGGACCGATCCCCGGTGAACATGCGCCCGGTCCTGTTTCCACCGTGGGCCGCGGGTGCGAGACCGATGACGAGCAGCCGGGCGTCCGGCGGCCCGAAACCCGGCACCGGCCGACCCCAATACGTCCAGTCGGCGAACGCGGCCCGCTTGGTACGGGCCACCTCCTCGCGCCACGCGACCAGGCGCGGACAGGCACGGCATCCCGTGATCCGCTCGTCCAGCGCGGCAAGGCTGCTCCTGTCCATACCTCCACAGTAGGTCTGCGTGAACGCCGGCCGAGCCGATACGAGCAGGCCGGGACGCGAGGCGCCGGGGCGGTGACCGGTCCGCCGGGACCGTCGGCGGCCCACGCGCGGAAAAGACGTCCGGTCCACCCAGCTCGGGGAGCTAAGGTCGAGGCATGGCTTCTGAAGGTGCGGACGACGAGAGGACGGGCGGGGCCGACGGGACCCGCGCGGCCGCGGCGGGCCGGGAACCCGAGGCGCGCCGGGACCGTGAGACGGACCGGCGGAACGCCGGCGCGGGCGGGCAGAGCCGTGCGTCCGACGCACCGGGCGCCGGGGACCCGCAGGCCACGGATGCGCAGACCGCGCCCGTCGAAGCGAACACCGCCGCCGCGGTCGCTGCCGCGGAGGCGGCCGGCCCGTCGAACGGCGAGACCGTGCGCCTCGACAGCTGGATCTGGTCCGTGCGGCTCGTCAAGACCCGCTCGATGGGCGCCACCGCCTGCCGGGGCGGGCATGTACGGGTGAACGGCGAGCGCGTGAAGCCCGCGTACTCCGTGCGCGTCGGCGACGAGGTGCGTCTGCGGCACGAGGGCCGGGAGCGGATCGTCGTCGTGAAGCGTCTGATCCGCAAGCGGGTCGGCGCCCCGGTGGCCGCCCAGTGCTACATCGACAACAGCCCTCCCCCACCGCCCCGCGAGGCGGTCGCCCCGGCGGGCGTCCGCGACCGCGGCATGGGCCGCCCCACCAAGCGCGACCGCCGCGAAATGGAGCGCCTCCGCGGCTTGGGAGCGCCTCCGGGCGGCGGCTTCAGCGGTCAGGGCCCGTCGACCGGTTCCGGGGGCCGGAACCGGTCGAAGGGCCAGAGCGGTTCCGGCGCGTTCTGAGCGCGGGCAGGCCCCCCAGCCCCCGGGGGCTGGGGGGCCAGGCAGCCGGCCAGGGTATGCGCCTGGGCTGGGGAGGCCGGGTCGGCCGGGTGCGGTCGAGGATCCTGCCCCCGCGTCGAGGCCTCCCGGCCCAACCGGAACCCCTCCGCGTCGCGAACACGGTTGATCACGCCCGGCGGCGCGCCATGCGCACCAGGTCCGCTGTGCGGTGGCGGCGAGCCCAGGCGATCAAGGTCAGCGGCACGATGAGGATCAGCGGGGTCGCCGCGTGCTGACCGTCGAAGACGGTCAGCTGAACGACGAACGCGCCCACCATCAGCCCCGAGAGCGCCACCGCCGCGACCGACGACAGGACCGGTATCAACAGCGCGACCGCACCGGCCAGTTCTAGCGAACCGATGGTGTACATCCCCGTGTTCCCCCAGCCGATCCTGTCGAAGGGCTCGACGGCCGACGGATGCGCGATCAGCTTGGGCAGCGCGCTCGCGACCCCGTAGAAGAGCGCGAGCACGATCTGCAGGACCCGCAGGGAGATCTCGGCACGGCGGCTGCGGCCGCGGCCGCCGTTCACCGACGGGGAGGTGGAGGCGGCGCGGGCGACGGGGGCGGTGGTCTCGGACATGGTGGTCTCCGTGGGAAGCAGTTCCGCAGTGGTGTCACAGAGGTAGACCGGCTCCCGTCCCGCAACTCATCGCTACCCGGCCGGTGTCTTCACCGCCCTCACCCACACCCTGTCCTCCGTCAGATACCGGTCCACCGTCAGCCCCGCCTCCCCGAGCGCCTCCTCGAACTGCTCCTTGCTCAGCGGCCGCGACAGGAACGTCTGCGTCCAGGTCGCGTCCGGGAATTCGTACTCCACGCGCACCGAGTCGACCCCGTCCCCGACCGGCTCCGAGGACACGATCCGTATCGTGAAGCCGCTCGGGTCGACCCGCTCGCGCGGCACGTTCGAGTGGTAGTCCGCCCCCTCCCGCTGGATCAGCACGCACCCGCCCTCCGCCAGGTGCCGAGCGCACGTCCGCAGCAGTCCTCGCCGCACCTCGACGTCCCCGGCATGGACGAGGAACGACGCAAGCATCACCACATCGAACGTCTCACCCAGGTGGATGTCCTCGATCGGGCCGCATATCGTGCGCGCACCGCTGACCCGCTCCAGCATCTCCGCCGACTCGTCCACCGCCGTGACCGTGAAGCCGCGCTCCAGCAGCGGATGGGTCATCCGGCCGACCCCGCTGCCCAGCTCCAGAATGTGCGCGCCCGCGGGCACGGCCGCGGCGATGATGTCCGGCTCGTCTCCGATCGGCAGTCGCGAGTAGAGCTCGACCGCGCAGCCGTCGGGGGTGATCGCGCCGGGGCCCGTTCCCTCGTATCCGTCCCGCATTTTCAGCCTCATGCCCGTCCAACGGACCGCCCTCAGGGGCCAGTTCCGTCATCGCGCCACCCGATCGGGTGAAACGTTCGACGGCGGAACGCACGCTCGGGATCGTCGCGGTTGCCGGGTCCGGTCACAGCACGAGCCAGCCGTGCCCCCCGTACCAATGTCCGCCCGCCCGCAGATGGTCCCCCACCGCCCGCTCGACACCGGTGTGCCGCGGCAGCCCCTCCGCCGGCAGCTCGGGGTCGCCGAAGACGAAGCCGACCGGTACCCCGTCGTCCGGCGTCGTCTCCACGTACGCGAGCTCGAAGCGGTCCTGGAAGCGGATGATGTTGGAGTCGGCCGGCAGATACCGCCTGAGCTGCGGATCCAGCAGCCAGGAGTGGCACACGGCGATCTCGTAGTGCTCATCGGCGTAGTGCCGGGCGAAGAACTCCCGGGCCAGCGCGAGCGACCGTTCGCAGGCGGACGGCGACAGCGGTCCGCGGAAGTCCGGTATGTGCAGACTCAGACAGGGGTCTCCGGGGCCCAGGGCCCAGCCCGCCGCCGCGACGGCCCGCCCCGTACGCTGCCCCAGCCGCGCCCGCTGGAACTGCAACCGCCCCAGCTGGAAGATCTCCCCGTGGAAGTGCAGGGCCAGCCACCACGGGAACAGCAGTCCGCCCGTGCCGCGCCTCCTGCGGTGCACCGCCACCTGCCGCCCGAGGTCGGCGAGCGTACGCCAGGACACCACCTCAGGGACGCCGCGCTTCCGGTGGTGAGCGCGCACGTACGGAAGCGCCGCGAGGAAGACGAACACATGGAAGAACCGCCCGAGCGGCCCCGTCGATGCCGGGAACGGCGGCGGCTCCCAGCCCTTTCCGATCTCCCCCATGTCGCGCACGAACCGGGCGACGCACCGCGCCAGGAGCGTCATCGCCTCCGCGTCCTTGCCCAGGCGGGCGCGCAGCGCGACGAGTTCGTTGATGTCCTCGTGGGGTACGGACAGGTCGAGCAAAACGTCGGGCAGCTCGTCCTCGCCGGGCAGGGCGGCCTCCACGCGCGGGTCACCCTCGTTCTCGAGGTCCCTCAGCCACTCCGCGAGCCTCGCGTCCGCCCGCAGCGCCTCCAGCAGCATCATCGCCTCCCCCGTGGGTAGGACCGCTCGCCGCGGTCTTCTGATCCGGTCGCCCTCCCGTGGTGAACGTGCACCACGAAGGGTACTTATCCCGGTAGGAGAGGTGATCCCGATGCGGACGGGCAGTGAACCGACAACAGCGCGCAGTGCTCTGCGGGCGCGCTTCTGGCTGAGCGTCTGGGGTCTGGTCTGGGCGACCTTCGGAACGGTCGCGTTCTCGCTCCTCGGGCGGCCTGGCTGGGCGGCCGCGTGCGGCGCCCTGTGGCTGATCATCATCGTGGACATGACCGTGATCGTGCGGCACATGCACCAGGGCCCTCACTGGCAGCCGGGCCGGGACGTCCCTCCGTACCCGCCGCCGGAACGCCGCCGCCCCCCGTAGCCGGCCCCCGAGCCCGGCAGGCTACGAGTCGAAGCGCGCCGCCTTGAGGTACTGCGGGTTGGGGTCCAGCGCGGCGGCCAGCCGGAAGTGCCGCTTGGCCTCCTCCGGCCGCGCCTGGCGCTCATAGGTGCGGGCCAGCGCGAAGTGCGCGAACGCGTTGTCCGGCTCGCGTTCCAGCACGATGCTGAACTCCAACTCGGCGGGCCGCAATTGCGCCGCGGCGAAGAAGGCACGCGCGCGCAGGAGCCGCGCGGCCGTGTTCTCGGGGTGCGCGGCTATCACGCCGTCGAGCAGCTTCACCGCGCCACGCGGGTCCCGCGCGGCGAGCAGCTGCTCCGCGGCGCGGAAGTCGATGACATGCGTCTCCGGAGTACGTCCGGTCGGATCGCTGGTCTCGGGCACTCCAGAGTCCTTCCCTCAGTGAACCGGTTCAACGCCCCCAGTGGCGACCGCTATTCCTGTGAGCTCTGCGCCCTGCGTACGAGATCCGCCCATACGTCCCTTACGCTCCGCCGCAGCTGCTCCAGGGGAACGTCGTTGTCGATGACGATGTCCGCGATCTCCAGGCGCTTCTCGCGTGTCGCCTGGGCGGCCATGCGCGCGCGTGCGTCCTCCTCGCTCATGCCGCGCAGGCGGACGAGCCGGTCGAGCTGGGTGGCGGGGCCGGCATCGACGACGACCACCACGTGGTAGAGCGGGGCGAGTCCGTTCTCCGCGAGGAGGGGGACGTCGTGGACGACCACGGCGTCCTCGGCGGCGGCGGTCTCGAGTTCGCGGGAGCGGACGCCGACCAGGGGGTGCACGATCGCGTTCAGGACGGCGAGCTTCTGGGGGTCGGCGAAGACGACGGAGCCCAGCTTGGGGCGGTCCAGGCTGCCGTCCGGGGTGAGGACGTCCTCCCCGAAGGCTTCTACGACCGCCGCGAGCCCTGGCGTGCCGGGCTCGACGACCTCACGCGCGATGCGGTCCGCGTCGATCAGCACGGCCCCGCACTCCACGAGCAGCCGTGACACCTCGCTCTTGCCGGCACCGATACCGCCGGTCAGCCCCACCTTCAACATGACGGGAAGCCTACGGCCTGCCACTGACACCGCGGTGGCAGGCCCATGCGCTCAGCCCTCGCCCTCGCGTTCGGCCAGGAAGCGCTCGAATTCCTGCCCGATCTCGTCCGCGGACGGGATCTCCACGGGCTCGGCGAGCATGTTGCCACGCGTCTCGGCGCCCGCGGCGGCGTCGTACTGGTGTTCAAGGCCCTGTACGAGCGAGACGAGTTCCTCGTCCCCCTCCTGGATCTGCCGGTCGATCTCCGTCTGCGTGCGGTGCGCCTCCGTGCGCAGGGCGTGTGCCACGCCCGGCAGTACGAGTCCCGTCGCGGCCGTGATGGCCTCCAGGACGGTCAGTGCGGCATCCGGGTACGCGGAGCGGGCGATGTAGTGCGGGACGTGCGCGGCAACGCCCAGGACGTCGTGTCCGGCCTCCATGAGCCGGTACTCGACCAGGGCCTCCGCGCTGCCGGGGACCTGCGCCTCCTCGAAGGGGCTGCGGTGGCCCGGAACGAGGTCGGAGCGGTTGCCGTGCGGGGTGAGACCCACGGGGCGGGTGTGCGGCACACCCATGGGGATGCCGTGGAAGTTCACGGACAGGCGGACGCCGAGCCGCTCCACGATCTGCCGGACGGCCGCCGCGAAGCGCTCCCACTCCACGTCCGGCTCGGGCCCGGACAGGAGCAGGAAGGGCGCCCCGGTGGTGTCCTGGACGAGGCGCACCTCGATCGTGGGCTCCTCGTAATCGGTCCAGCGATCGCGCTTGAAGGCGAGCAGCGGGCGGCGGGCACGGTAGTCCACGAGCCGGTCGTGGTCGAAGCGCGCCACGACCTGGTGGGGCAGTGAGTCGAGGAGCCGGTCGACGATCTGGTCGCCCGTTTCTCCCGCGTCGATGTATCCGTCGAAGTGGTAGAGCATGACCAGACCGGCCGACTCCTGGGCGAGCGCCATGTCGACGATGGCCAGGCCCTTCGGCTCCCATGCGTACAAACCCTGCGGATCAAGCACTTGGACCGCTCCTCCTTGTGTTCGTACTGCACAACGCCGTTGTGGGGCAGGGTCATTCCCGGCCCGCGGCCCGACTACCCGCTTGTCGGTGACTTTTCAGCCTCGCAGGGACGCCGGGCAGCGCCGCACCCACACACTGAGGGCCCGCACCCCAGGGGGTGCGGGCCCTCAGTCAGCGGCTAAGCCTCAGCGGCAGCGATCAGCTCTGGCCGCCGGCCAGCTTCTCGCGCAGGGCAGCCAGCGCCTCGTCCGACGCCAGGGCGCCGGAGGTGTCGCCACCCTCGGAGGAGTACGAACCGCCGGTCGCGGCCGGAGCGGCGGCCTCGCCACCCTCGGCGGCAGCGGCAGCGTCGGCCTCGCGGGACTTGATGACCTGCTGCTGGTGCTGCTCGAAGCGCTGCTGCGCCTCGGCGTACTGGCGCTCCCACTCCTCGCGCTGCTTCTCGTAGCCCTCGAGCCAGTCGTTGGTCTCGGGGTCGAAGCCCTCGGGGTAGATGTAGTTGCCCTGGTCGTCGTAGGACGCGGCCATGCCGTAC
The Streptomyces sp. CGMCC 4.7035 DNA segment above includes these coding regions:
- a CDS encoding class I SAM-dependent methyltransferase, producing the protein MRDGYEGTGPGAITPDGCAVELYSRLPIGDEPDIIAAAVPAGAHILELGSGVGRMTHPLLERGFTVTAVDESAEMLERVSGARTICGPIEDIHLGETFDVVMLASFLVHAGDVEVRRGLLRTCARHLAEGGCVLIQREGADYHSNVPRERVDPSGFTIRIVSSEPVGDGVDSVRVEYEFPDATWTQTFLSRPLSKEQFEEALGEAGLTVDRYLTEDRVWVRAVKTPAG
- a CDS encoding RNA-binding S4 domain-containing protein, whose protein sequence is MASEGADDERTGGADGTRAAAAGREPEARRDRETDRRNAGAGGQSRASDAPGAGDPQATDAQTAPVEANTAAAVAAAEAAGPSNGETVRLDSWIWSVRLVKTRSMGATACRGGHVRVNGERVKPAYSVRVGDEVRLRHEGRERIVVVKRLIRKRVGAPVAAQCYIDNSPPPPPREAVAPAGVRDRGMGRPTKRDRREMERLRGLGAPPGGGFSGQGPSTGSGGRNRSKGQSGSGAF
- the coaE gene encoding dephospho-CoA kinase; the encoded protein is MLKVGLTGGIGAGKSEVSRLLVECGAVLIDADRIAREVVEPGTPGLAAVVEAFGEDVLTPDGSLDRPKLGSVVFADPQKLAVLNAIVHPLVGVRSRELETAAAEDAVVVHDVPLLAENGLAPLYHVVVVVDAGPATQLDRLVRLRGMSEEDARARMAAQATREKRLEIADIVIDNDVPLEQLRRSVRDVWADLVRRAQSSQE
- a CDS encoding acyltransferase domain-containing protein — protein: MLLEALRADARLAEWLRDLENEGDPRVEAALPGEDELPDVLLDLSVPHEDINELVALRARLGKDAEAMTLLARCVARFVRDMGEIGKGWEPPPFPASTGPLGRFFHVFVFLAALPYVRAHHRKRGVPEVVSWRTLADLGRQVAVHRRRRGTGGLLFPWWLALHFHGEIFQLGRLQFQRARLGQRTGRAVAAAGWALGPGDPCLSLHIPDFRGPLSPSACERSLALAREFFARHYADEHYEIAVCHSWLLDPQLRRYLPADSNIIRFQDRFELAYVETTPDDGVPVGFVFGDPELPAEGLPRHTGVERAVGDHLRAGGHWYGGHGWLVL
- a CDS encoding DUF6343 family protein, whose product is MRTGSEPTTARSALRARFWLSVWGLVWATFGTVAFSLLGRPGWAAACGALWLIIIVDMTVIVRHMHQGPHWQPGRDVPPYPPPERRRPP
- a CDS encoding tetratricopeptide repeat protein — protein: MPETSDPTGRTPETHVIDFRAAEQLLAARDPRGAVKLLDGVIAAHPENTAARLLRARAFFAAAQLRPAELEFSIVLEREPDNAFAHFALARTYERQARPEEAKRHFRLAAALDPNPQYLKAARFDS
- a CDS encoding endonuclease/exonuclease/phosphatase family protein — protein: MLLGTWNLENLYRPGGPFGPKDKAAYETKLAALAAVITELDPTLLGVQEVGDPEALADLADMLDGEWHIALSQHPDDRGIRVGFLSRTQPRVLTDTNAFPQRLRPVQGDDDGTPVGHAGRGFLAVEIATEALTLKVAVAHLKSKLLSYPGGRFQPRDEGERARYGAYALYRRAAEATALRAMADQLLAGEGKTRDVAVLGDMNDEVQAATTQILLGPPGSEIGTRGYEHPDRGDAVRLWDVAPLIPADQRYSRVTAGRHELIDHILVSHQLVRRLTAAGTGLPGDNALRLPSVGADPAERRGEPGSDHAPVWVRVGS
- a CDS encoding uracil-DNA glycosylase; amino-acid sequence: MDRSSLAALDERITGCRACPRLVAWREEVARTKRAAFADWTYWGRPVPGFGPPDARLLVIGLAPAAHGGNRTGRMFTGDRSGDVLYAALHAVGLASRPTSVSADDGLELYGVRVTAPVHCAPPANKPTPEERDTCRPWLVQELRLLRPSLRCVVALGAFGWQAALTALAEVGWTVPRPRPAFGHGARVSLEGVELFGCFHVSQRNTFTGRLTPEMLRDVLRTAAETAGLPTKP
- a CDS encoding DoxX family protein produces the protein MSETTAPVARAASTSPSVNGGRGRSRRAEISLRVLQIVLALFYGVASALPKLIAHPSAVEPFDRIGWGNTGMYTIGSLELAGAVALLIPVLSSVAAVALSGLMVGAFVVQLTVFDGQHAATPLILIVPLTLIAWARRHRTADLVRMARRRA
- a CDS encoding PAC2 family protein; protein product: MLDPQGLYAWEPKGLAIVDMALAQESAGLVMLYHFDGYIDAGETGDQIVDRLLDSLPHQVVARFDHDRLVDYRARRPLLAFKRDRWTDYEEPTIEVRLVQDTTGAPFLLLSGPEPDVEWERFAAAVRQIVERLGVRLSVNFHGIPMGVPHTRPVGLTPHGNRSDLVPGHRSPFEEAQVPGSAEALVEYRLMEAGHDVLGVAAHVPHYIARSAYPDAALTVLEAITAATGLVLPGVAHALRTEAHRTQTEIDRQIQEGDEELVSLVQGLEHQYDAAAGAETRGNMLAEPVEIPSADEIGQEFERFLAEREGEG
- a CDS encoding DUF7873 family protein is translated as MAKLNQIIAIEKGIKSKSHQDLTAAHHGLQKPALLAGISRTYQPKDEEGEQLPPESTRVQVQAEDVLRQTAATLTRLFDVTATKDWANCTAKADVKVDGRVLVADVPVAYLLFLEKQLVDLNTFVRKLPVLDASESWVQDPSTDAWKTEPVRTLRTKKVPRNHVKAEATDKHPAQVEVYYEDVPVGYWTTVKFSGALPARRVNELLDRVEKLQQAVKFAREEANGVDIVDQRVGDAVFGYLFG
- a CDS encoding FUSC family protein; amino-acid sequence: MSRPAFTLPPWLAHALRAQRGPVPWSAVVRGALAAGPLLLTAVLAGRTSAGVVAAIAAMLAGINDRPGSRRASVKRLGVPALAGAGGLLVGTYAGQHIGAVPLTLLLTGVGLVAGAVSAVGPVASGAGTQLLVACAIGAGMPLPETGWQRALLYLAGAGWLLALRLVLPTRGASVGDYRFDGERDAVAAVYEAVAELLDATGTSQATARRAALTAALDHAQDALAGPRLRRYASSAAERHLHAQYAAALPLAEAATALAWAGDAVPARAAEGPRRLAAAVRGSTHTGPLPAPARSAPALRALDDALLHAADAFDRGGDARRLHARRRTATSVLRTAFGSGGREYGLRVALGFGVAAAVAQALHHAHWYGQHTHWYWLPATAVFLIKPDLGPLVSRVLCRAAGTVLGAVIFAGLAAVVPRPAGLVAIVALCGALIPAATRHFAAQTAVVTVLVLALVMVGGEPQASWSRIGETLLACGIVLLVGHLPMPGQRGGTVRARLVRAVDAAHAYLAHVLTDEDDRAGRWALRREAYRALAEARAAIDLAAAELPALARHAEGTDEVAAVVERLVDTTTACAVHLDDTGRLTPGHRRRLAELLDELTERRARAGLTAKEAPRLPLAV